The Primulina eburnea isolate SZY01 chromosome 18, ASM2296580v1, whole genome shotgun sequence genome segment aataaataataaataataaaactaaaacaaataataaaatcgaaaatttacCCACAAATCTCATCTTCCCCATCTGTTTCTACTGCAGTAGTTTCAAAACATTTCACCGCCAACCGGAGTTTTTGACCCCCTCAGCCGCTCCTGACACCTTCTGCAAATGTCCCCACCACCATTTTTCTTCATCCCACTTGCCTCGATCCACTTTTTTCATGATTCAACGAGCGTTTCTGTTGACAAATCGATGCAAAAAGATTGTAATAAATTCATCGACTACTCTGTGTTTGATGGCTTCTTGTTCGTTATCATCTCATATGATCCCCCTCCTTCGTCGTCGTCTTCTTCGTCATCGTCGTACTCGTCTATATTTTCGCTGTTATCTTGATCGTGTAGCTTTTCCGGCAGCGGCCATTGCTGCTCCGGCATGGCCATTATTGGGACCACAGTTCTGTCGGAGGCGGATTCGGTTTTAGCTCTTTCTTTGTATATGGCGTCGAGCTGTTGGAAATAGGGGCATGTCTTCGAGTCTTCGGGTCTCTTCTTGTTGCTCTCTTTCACTTTCTTGAAATACTTGTTTATGTTCTCCCATTTCTCCTTGCATCGTTTCGAGCTCCTGTTGTAGCCTATTTTCGCCATGGCGGCGGAGACTTCCTCCCAGAGAGGCCCTTTTGCTCCGCTGTCTTGGTATTTGAGATCAAGATTTGTTCGGAGTTGGATAAGTGCTTCGGTTTCGGCTTTAGGCCACCGCGATGAGGTCGAGGGAAGATTAGTATCTTTATCATCGCCGCTGTTGTCGGTTTTCGGAGGAGTATCCACAATTTTTGCGAGTGTCACTGTTGGGGCCGGTTGTGCTGGTGGCACCGGTGGTCGAACAGGCACTGCCGGTGGCGGCGGTAGTGTGCTTTGGAGTAATTGCTGTACTTCGATACTATTGCTCAACGGGATTTGCAAGTTTTGTTCGGTGATCTTCTGCAAGAATGCGATCACCGCCGCGTCTTTGGCGGCGGCGATGGATCTTTCTTGGACTAAAAGGTCGTGTTCCCGGTTAATCCTCGCCATCTCTTGATTCCTCCGAGCTTCCTCCCTCGCCGCTCGATCGATCTCACGTTTCTCAAGCGTATCCAAGAATTGCTTCTGCAGCTCCTGCTGCTTCTGAATCACATCTGCCATCAACCCCCCGAAGAAATCCTTCCATTTCCTCTTCCTCCCCCGCCGTTTCTGTATGCTCTCATCGGATGAAGTCGAAGACGAAGTCGAATCCGACTCCTGGCTGCCGGTGGGTCCATCGAAACGTCGGATTTGAGGCACTTGTAATTGGTATATCGAGGAATGTGTGGCGTTCTGAGGCATTTTACTCGAGGGGATCGATGAAACAGTGCTGATATGAGGTGGGGTTGTCGTGTTGGGAGGGATCGGTTGCGTTGACGCCGCTGCCATGGCTGCCGGAGGAGGATTGAAGGGGGTGGGCGGCGGCGTGGTCTCCAAAGCCGCTAATTGATCGAAAAACCGGTAACTTTTGCTTTCCGGCTTCGATGCTCGGCCATCTTTGGTTCTCTTGTGGTATTTGTATACGTTCTCGAACTTCTCCTTGCATTTCTTGGCACTTCGTTGGAAACCAAGCTCCCCCATTTTTCTGATTGGCAAGATCAAATAAAACCTCAACCATTCTTAAAGAAggaatatacataaaataaatatcaagaaTCAACAGCTCTAATTCAGACAAGAACTAAACGATAAAAATCAAACTGTGTTCTTCAACCTCATTTCCATGGCTTCATATTCAAATCTTGGTGCCAAAGTTCAAATCTTTTCGAACAAATTAATCTTATTCTTCTTTGTTTTTCAGAAAAAGAAAAGGTTAAAACAAGAAAATAAATCCCACCAAAGCTGCCGAGATCCTGCAAAATAATCTGAAAAACAGTGTCCTTTTAACTGcagaaaaaattcaagaaaacctCGAACTGGTATCGGAATGAATCCATTTCTGACAACATAATTTACCTCGAAACTTCATCCCATAATGGCCCTTTAAGACTCGAATCTCTGAACACAGAATCCATATCCGAACGAATTTTCAGCAGAGCCAGCGTTTCTTGCCTCGGCCACCGGATTCCCCCTCCCCCGCCGCCGCGGCGCTCCGTTTCCTCCATTCTAATGCTCTCATCCACCTCCCCCACACCGCTGCTTGGATAAATCGAGCTAGAGGCCGCACCAACCTCACCGCCTCTCTCCTCCGCAGCTGACGCGCCGCCAAGCATGATGAAGAACGAGATCCTTGATCAGTACTTGAAAATTACagccgaattttttttaaaaaaattaataattctgAAAAGGATGGTGAATAATTTCGAGTTTTATGAAGATTGGGAGGTGGGATCTGTCTCTCTGTCAGTCTCACTCTCTCACACActgaaattatatttattttgttttgggaAA includes the following:
- the LOC140819390 gene encoding trihelix transcription factor DF1-like, translating into MLGGASAAEERGGEVGAASSSIYPSSGVGEVDESIRMEETERRGGGGGGIRWPRQETLALLKIRSDMDSVFRDSSLKGPLWDEVSRKMGELGFQRSAKKCKEKFENVYKYHKRTKDGRASKPESKSYRFFDQLAALETTPPPTPFNPPPAAMAAASTQPIPPNTTTPPHISTVSSIPSSKMPQNATHSSIYQLQVPQIRRFDGPTGSQESDSTSSSTSSDESIQKRRGRKRKWKDFFGGLMADVIQKQQELQKQFLDTLEKREIDRAAREEARRNQEMARINREHDLLVQERSIAAAKDAAVIAFLQKITEQNLQIPLSNSIEVQQLLQSTLPPPPAVPVRPPVPPAQPAPTVTLAKIVDTPPKTDNSGDDKDTNLPSTSSRWPKAETEALIQLRTNLDLKYQDSGAKGPLWEEVSAAMAKIGYNRSSKRCKEKWENINKYFKKVKESNKKRPEDSKTCPYFQQLDAIYKERAKTESASDRTVVPIMAMPEQQWPLPEKLHDQDNSENIDEYDDDEEDDDEGGGSYEMITNKKPSNTE